In the genome of Ctenopharyngodon idella isolate HZGC_01 chromosome 19, HZGC01, whole genome shotgun sequence, one region contains:
- the LOC127500689 gene encoding lanosterol 14-alpha demethylase, with protein sequence MTILEVSGQLIENTVQKMSLTSVLLATSVFTLTLAYLSKVMFRQQHRGHEKLPPHIPSSVPFLGHAVAFGKSPIEFLEQAYEKYGPVVSFTMVGKTFTYLLGSDAAALMFNSKNDDLNAEDVYARLTTPVFGKGVAYDVPNALFLEQKKMLKTGLNIAHFKGHVKIIEEETKDYFKRWGDSGERNLFDALSELIILTASRCLHGCEIRGMLDERVAQLYADLDGGFTHAAWLLPGWLPLPSFRRRDQAHLEIKKIFYNVIKKRREATEKIDDILQTLIDATYKDGRPLNDDEIAGMLIGLLLAGQHTSSTTSAWMGFFLARDRALQERCHSEQKTVCGEDLPPLQYDQLKDLSLLDRCLKETLRLRPPIMTMMRMARTPQKVGEYIIPPGHQVCVSPTVNHRLRDTWDERLEFNPDRYLHDNPAAGEKFAYIPFGAGRHRCIGENFAYVQIKTIWSTLLRLYDFELVDGHFPPVNYTTMIHTPHNPIIRYTRRKTQPQK encoded by the exons ATGACGATCCTGGAGGTGAGCGGTCAGCTGATCGAGAACACCGTGCAGAAGATGAGTCTGACCTCTGTTCTCCTCGCCACCTCTGTGTTCACACTCACTCTGGCCTATCTGAGTAAAGTCATGTTCAGACAGCAGCACCGCGGGCATGAA AAACTTCCTCCTCATATCCCGTCCAGTGTTCCCTTTCTTGGTCACGCTGTGGCTTTCGGCAAGAGTCCCATTGAGTTTCTGGAGCAGGCCTACGAGAAG TACGGCCCCGTGGTCAGCTTCACGATGGTCGGGAAAACCTTCACGTATCTGCTGGGCAGCGATGCGGCCGCGCTCATGTTCAACAGCAAGAACGACGACCTGAACGCCGAGGATGTTTACGCGCGCCTCACCACACCCGTGTTCGGCAAGGGCGTCGCATACGACGTGCCCAATGCG tTATTTCTGGAGCAGAAGAAAATGCTGAAGACCGGACTGAACATCGCACACTTCAAAGGACACGTTAAAATAATCGAAGAAGAAACCAAAGATTATTTCAAGCGATGGGGAGACAGTGGAGAGAGAA ATCTGTTCGATGCGTTATCCGAGCTGATCATCCTGACGGCCAGCCGCTGTCTGCACGGCTGTGAGATCCGTGGCATGTTGGACGAGAGAGTCGCTCAGCTCTACGCCGATCTGGACGGAGGCTTCACTCACGCCGCCTGGCTGCTGCCCGGATGGCTGCCTCTACCCAGCTTCAG ACGGAGGGATCAGGCACACTTAGAGATCAAGAAAATCTTCTATAACGTCATCAAAAAGCGAAGAGAAGCCACAGAGAAAATCGACGACATCCTGCAGACGCTCATAGACGCCACGTACAA AGACGGCCGTCCTCTGAATGACGATGAGATAGCCGGGATGCTGATCGGTCTGTTGCTGGCGGGTCAGCACACGTCCTCCACCACCAGCGCGTGGATGGGCTTCTTCCTGGCGCGGGACAGAGCGCTGCAGGAACGCTGCCACAGCGAACAGAAAACCGTGTGCGGAGAAGATCTTCCTCCTCTCCAGTACGACCAG CTTAAAGACTTGAGTCTGCTGGATCGCTGTCTGAAGGAGACGCTCCGACTGCGACCGCCTATAATGACCATGATGAGGATGGCTAGGACACCTCAG AAAGTGGGCGAATACATCATCCCACCAGGACACCAGGTGTGTGTGTCTCCCACAGTGAACCACCGTCTTCGGGACACTTGGGATGAGCGTCTGGAGTTTAACCCTGACCGCTACCTACACGACAACCCTGCCGCCGGAGAGAAGTTCGCTTACATCCCATTTGGAGCAG GTCGTCATCGTTGTATCGGAGAAAATTTCGCCTATGTGCAGATTAAAACCATCTGGTCGACTTTGCTGAGGCTGTACGACTTTGAGCTGGTAGACGGACACTTTCCTCCTGTGAACTACACGACCATGATTCACACCCCGCACAACCCCATCATCAGATACACACGGAGGAAGACACAACCACAGAAGTGA